In one Pseudarthrobacter sp. NBSH8 genomic region, the following are encoded:
- a CDS encoding aminodeoxychorismate lyase — translation MTSPAPVVLVFLDPAFPDGRLADASQPQLMATDQGATRGDGVFESMLAVGGAVRKQQAHLDRLAGSAQALDLLIPAQDVWRAAISAGVAEHRNQHPAPSPAEDEVVVKLVVTRGPEGAESPTCWVQVSPVGALGRRQRETGIDVILLDRGYDSDVAERAPWLLLGAKTLSYATNMAALRYAHKQGADDVIFTSSDGRVLEGPTSTVLLAHLETSDDGAGATRTVRRLITPQLDSGILPGTSQGALFAAAKAAGWELGYGPLEPQDLLDADAVWLISSIRLLAPVNHIDGKEVGTPALQKQLTAELNALFAGVQ, via the coding sequence ATGACATCTCCTGCGCCCGTGGTGCTCGTTTTCCTTGACCCCGCGTTCCCGGACGGCCGGCTGGCCGACGCTTCACAGCCCCAGCTGATGGCCACGGACCAGGGCGCCACCCGCGGCGATGGCGTGTTCGAATCCATGCTCGCGGTGGGCGGCGCAGTCCGGAAGCAGCAGGCGCATCTGGACCGGCTGGCGGGGTCGGCCCAGGCCCTTGACCTGCTGATTCCGGCGCAGGACGTGTGGCGGGCAGCCATCTCCGCGGGCGTCGCGGAGCACCGTAACCAGCACCCTGCTCCCTCGCCAGCGGAGGACGAGGTGGTGGTGAAACTTGTGGTCACCCGTGGCCCGGAAGGCGCGGAGTCTCCTACGTGCTGGGTCCAGGTCTCCCCGGTGGGCGCCCTCGGCCGCCGGCAGCGCGAAACCGGGATCGACGTCATCCTCCTGGACCGCGGCTACGACAGCGACGTGGCTGAGCGTGCCCCGTGGCTGCTGCTCGGCGCCAAGACCCTGTCCTATGCCACGAACATGGCCGCCCTGCGGTACGCCCACAAACAGGGCGCCGACGACGTCATCTTCACGTCCTCGGACGGCAGGGTCCTGGAAGGCCCCACGTCCACTGTGCTGCTGGCACATCTGGAAACGTCCGACGACGGCGCCGGCGCCACCCGCACGGTGCGCCGGCTCATCACTCCGCAGCTGGACAGCGGGATCCTCCCCGGGACCTCCCAGGGTGCCCTTTTCGCGGCGGCCAAGGCGGCCGGGTGGGAGCTCGGGTATGGTCCGCTGGAACCACAGGACCTGCTGGATGCCGACGCCGTATGGCTGATTTCCAGCATCAGGCTGCTCGCGCCGGTGAACCACATTGACGGCAAGGAAGTGGGAACCCCTGCCCTGCAGAAGCAGCTGACGGCCGAACTCAACGCATTGTTTGCCGGGGTTCAGTAG
- a CDS encoding LysE family transporter, with the protein MQFSLWLALAGAGLLISFTPGAGAINTMSNSLTSGFRRSIWGILGQQAALVVHVVIVALGVGVLVASSPVAFNVIRYAGAAYLVYLGIRQFLSKPELDQEQADALRNEPAWSMFRRGLWVNLLNPKAIVFFLAFMPQFIRPEQPLLPQYLVLTATVVVIDILVMWFFFAFAAKSFQRFTHNARGQKILSRIFGVLFVGVGILLALIH; encoded by the coding sequence GTGCAATTCTCCCTTTGGCTCGCCCTCGCGGGCGCCGGTCTCCTGATCAGTTTCACGCCGGGCGCCGGTGCCATCAACACCATGAGCAACTCGCTGACGTCCGGGTTCCGCCGCTCCATCTGGGGGATCCTTGGCCAGCAGGCAGCGCTGGTTGTCCACGTGGTGATCGTGGCGTTGGGCGTCGGCGTGCTGGTGGCCAGCTCCCCGGTGGCCTTCAACGTGATCCGCTACGCCGGCGCCGCTTACCTGGTGTACCTGGGTATCCGCCAGTTCCTGAGCAAACCGGAACTGGACCAGGAACAGGCCGACGCCCTCCGGAATGAGCCCGCCTGGTCAATGTTCCGGCGCGGCCTCTGGGTCAACCTGCTCAATCCGAAGGCCATCGTTTTCTTCCTCGCGTTTATGCCACAGTTCATCCGCCCGGAACAGCCCCTCCTGCCCCAGTATCTTGTGCTCACGGCCACCGTGGTGGTGATCGACATCCTGGTCATGTGGTTCTTCTTCGCTTTTGCCGCCAAATCCTTCCAGCGCTTCACGCACAACGCCCGCGGCCAGAAGATCCTCAGCCGGATCTTCGGGGTGCTCTTTGTGGGGGTGGGAATTCTCCTCGCCCTGATCCACTAG
- a CDS encoding type II toxin-antitoxin system VapC family toxin, producing MRLLLDTHVFLWALAEPRKLSTKARNAITKLENSVYVSPMTAYELSYKHHQGKLPSGAAIVASFGRQVAHLYASELAISAPHALAAGQLEWEHKDPFDRILAAQAMVEGLTLVTADQHLHAFEPVTTLW from the coding sequence ATGCGCCTGCTCCTGGACACCCATGTTTTCCTGTGGGCCCTCGCCGAACCCAGGAAACTGTCCACCAAAGCCAGGAACGCCATCACTAAGCTAGAGAACTCGGTCTATGTCTCGCCCATGACCGCCTACGAACTGTCATACAAACACCATCAAGGCAAGCTGCCGTCGGGGGCGGCGATAGTGGCAAGCTTCGGACGGCAGGTGGCCCACCTGTACGCCTCAGAGCTGGCCATCTCCGCTCCGCATGCGTTGGCCGCCGGTCAGCTGGAATGGGAACACAAGGACCCCTTTGACCGGATCCTGGCTGCGCAAGCCATGGTGGAAGGACTGACGCTGGTGACGGCAGATCAGCATCTTCACGCCTTTGAGCCCGTGACCACACTGTGGTGA
- a CDS encoding bile acid:sodium symporter family protein, translated as MPGAGWLSAVGAPAFAGACPVGLILVGSPPPGTASNVMAFLAKGDVALSVAVASVSTLIAPVVTPLLVLFLFLFLAGSFLEIDAGSMVLDIVKTVLLPVIAGLLPRRPLRDDQQGLLEAASITAHVRTVLRQAAPRQRLMQQQQVRSIS; from the coding sequence ATGCCCGGCGCGGGCTGGCTGAGTGCCGTAGGGGCTCCAGCTTTCGCCGGAGCTTGCCCCGTAGGTCTGATCCTGGTGGGCTCTCCACCACCGGGCACAGCCTCGAACGTGATGGCGTTCCTGGCCAAGGGGGACGTGGCCCTGTCGGTAGCCGTCGCCTCGGTATCCACCCTGATCGCACCGGTGGTTACGCCGCTGCTGGTCCTGTTCCTGTTCCTGTTCCTGGCCGGATCATTCCTGGAAATCGACGCCGGGAGCATGGTTCTGGACATCGTCAAGACGGTGCTCCTGCCAGTCATTGCCGGGCTGCTGCCGCGGCGCCCGCTGCGGGACGACCAGCAAGGGCTGCTTGAGGCAGCTTCGATCACCGCGCACGTCCGCACCGTCCTCCGCCAGGCGGCGCCGCGACAGCGGCTGATGCAGCAGCAGCAGGTACGCTCTATTTCATGA
- the cls gene encoding cardiolipin synthase, which translates to MWPISLAGTAPTWVVVVLSIADLVIRVVAVGIIPGNRRPTTAMAWLLGIFFVPFLGLILFLLFGNFRLSSRRRQQQEIINTRVRSGISALADVVSEYPGPEWVKSAGELNRRLGSLPMVDGNTVDLIPGYPDSILAMTEAVRKAKYFVNAEFYIMSTDHVTDDLLTALEEAAERGVEVRVLFDHIGTLRVKGYRNFLKRLRAGKIQWKRMLPLLPTHGQWRRPDLRNHRKIMVIDGELAFTGSQNLIEPSYNNPKHRKAGREWVELMACLRGPIVTTLNVVFATDWLSETDESLEHQLQLPANPEPGNVTAQVVPSGPGFITENNLRLFNTLIYSAQHRISICSPYFVPDDSLLYAITTAAQRGVDVELFVSEKGDQFLVHHAQRSYYEALLEAGVRIYLYKAPFVLHAKHFTIDDEVAVLGSSNMDMRSFSLNMEVSVMLLGAEIVNNMRAVEDTYRDISNELMLEDWLQRPLAARYIDNVARLTATVQ; encoded by the coding sequence CTGTGGCCAATTTCGCTTGCCGGTACCGCACCGACGTGGGTGGTGGTGGTGCTCAGCATTGCAGACCTGGTGATCCGGGTCGTCGCCGTCGGCATCATTCCCGGCAACAGGCGCCCCACAACGGCCATGGCCTGGCTGCTGGGCATCTTTTTTGTGCCGTTCCTGGGCCTGATCCTTTTCCTTCTCTTCGGAAACTTCAGGCTCTCCAGCCGCCGCCGCCAGCAGCAGGAGATCATCAACACCCGCGTGCGGTCCGGCATCTCGGCTCTCGCCGACGTCGTCAGTGAATACCCTGGGCCCGAATGGGTGAAGTCCGCCGGTGAATTGAACCGGCGGCTCGGCTCCCTCCCCATGGTGGATGGCAACACCGTGGACCTCATCCCCGGCTACCCGGACTCGATCCTGGCCATGACCGAGGCTGTGCGCAAGGCCAAGTACTTCGTTAACGCCGAGTTCTACATCATGAGTACGGACCACGTCACCGATGACCTGCTGACCGCCCTCGAGGAGGCTGCCGAGCGCGGCGTGGAAGTCAGGGTGCTGTTCGACCACATCGGCACGCTCCGGGTCAAGGGTTACCGCAACTTCCTTAAGCGGCTGAGGGCCGGGAAGATCCAGTGGAAGCGGATGCTCCCGCTGCTGCCCACCCACGGCCAGTGGCGGCGCCCGGACCTCCGCAACCACCGGAAGATCATGGTGATCGACGGCGAACTCGCCTTCACAGGGTCGCAGAATCTGATCGAGCCTTCCTACAACAACCCCAAACACCGCAAGGCCGGCCGCGAATGGGTGGAGCTGATGGCCTGCCTGCGCGGACCGATCGTCACCACACTCAACGTTGTTTTCGCCACGGACTGGCTGAGCGAAACCGACGAGTCGCTGGAACATCAGCTGCAGCTCCCGGCCAACCCCGAACCGGGCAACGTCACGGCCCAGGTGGTGCCCAGCGGCCCCGGGTTCATCACCGAAAACAACCTGCGCCTCTTCAACACCCTGATCTACTCTGCGCAGCACCGGATCTCCATCTGCAGCCCGTATTTTGTGCCCGACGATTCCCTGCTCTACGCCATCACCACAGCGGCCCAGCGGGGCGTGGACGTGGAGTTGTTCGTCTCCGAGAAGGGCGATCAGTTCCTGGTCCACCACGCCCAGCGCTCCTATTACGAGGCGCTGTTGGAGGCAGGCGTCCGGATCTACCTCTACAAAGCGCCCTTCGTGCTCCACGCCAAGCACTTCACCATCGACGACGAAGTGGCGGTCCTGGGCTCCAGCAACATGGACATGCGCTCCTTCTCGCTGAACATGGAGGTCTCGGTGATGCTGCTCGGCGCGGAGATCGTGAACAATATGCGCGCGGTCGAAGACACGTACCGCGACATTTCCAACGAACTCATGCTTGAGGACTGGCTTCAGCGCCCCCTCGCGGCCCGGTACATCGACAACGTGGCCCGGCTGACGGCTACCGTCCAGTAA
- a CDS encoding MarR family winged helix-turn-helix transcriptional regulator — protein MTDESFQRPPNSAPFALVRLLQDFTLEANRYVDTAGGRNDMHRTDLNALAAIMRHTAKGLVVTPGILRKELNLSSPATTALIDRLDSSGHVVRERLGPDRRQVQLRMTPKAFQDGSAMFMPLSRHMGTAMADFSPAELELVTRFMTAMVEATVAAREEAAGGGPAAPAK, from the coding sequence ATGACGGACGAATCGTTCCAGCGCCCACCGAACTCCGCGCCCTTTGCCCTTGTCCGCCTGCTCCAGGACTTCACCCTGGAGGCCAACCGCTACGTGGACACCGCCGGCGGCCGCAACGACATGCACCGCACGGACCTCAATGCGCTGGCGGCGATCATGCGGCACACCGCCAAGGGCCTGGTGGTCACGCCGGGCATCCTGCGCAAAGAACTCAACCTCAGCTCCCCCGCCACCACCGCCCTCATCGACCGGCTGGACAGTTCGGGGCACGTGGTCAGAGAGCGTCTCGGCCCGGACCGGCGGCAGGTCCAGCTCCGCATGACACCGAAGGCGTTCCAGGACGGCAGTGCCATGTTCATGCCGCTGTCGCGCCACATGGGTACCGCCATGGCGGACTTCTCGCCCGCCGAACTGGAGCTCGTCACGCGATTCATGACCGCCATGGTGGAGGCCACCGTCGCGGCCCGTGAGGAGGCGGCCGGCGGCGGCCCCGCCGCCCCCGCCAAGTAG
- a CDS encoding chorismate-binding protein → MTPAPVIIAIDGRSGAGKTTLAIELAAQLRNHHKVALFHLEDIYPGWNGLTAGIERYISTVLRPLSRAEPATWTSWDWDSHYDGDTRVTLPAEIVIIEGVGAAAADARPMLSAVIWADSPDDIRRKRALDRDGGTYEPFWDQWAEQENAWLAADDVLRQADIRVLNNADGSATADVMQALAYLPALGPALVPELASRRGLRLRAERLDARPDAAALFENLYGGSANAAWLDSSNAGIANTDISYTGSASASAGSPPEQSPAQSPATERNRFSILADDGGTYGQAVTHRSGESVITAGSATARVPGPFFRWLDTVWGRRAVRAPEGYPGDFTLGWLGCLGYELKRETGGTDVAAPTPDAALIFAGRAVVLDHVEGTAWLLALEAPDADSWLTAARAAVAAGSPSTPGSGAQSTHAGGSNVVVRPVGPAFSSRDTERSYLAKIEAAQHQIHEGNSYEVCLTTTLTARLPAAAAAPWPTYLALRRKNPAPFASYLRFGGLTVASTSPERFLRITSDGGMRAEPIKGTRRRGADPERDRQLRENLAASLKDRAENIMIVDLLRNDLSHFAEPGSVTVSRLCEIESYATVHQMVSTIDAQLLPGAPRAEAVAACFPAGSMTGAPKISTMAILDRLEEGPRGLYSGAIGYFSLNGATDLAVAIRTLVTTAQPGGDGGEQGATADLTLGIGGAITADSVPDEEYDEIRVKAHGVLSALGADFPGG, encoded by the coding sequence ATGACCCCCGCACCTGTGATCATCGCCATTGACGGGCGATCCGGCGCAGGCAAAACCACTCTGGCCATCGAACTCGCTGCGCAGCTACGGAACCATCACAAAGTCGCGCTGTTCCACCTTGAGGACATCTACCCGGGCTGGAATGGCCTCACCGCGGGCATCGAGCGCTACATTTCCACCGTGCTCAGACCCTTGAGCCGCGCCGAGCCCGCCACCTGGACCAGCTGGGACTGGGACAGTCATTACGACGGCGACACCCGGGTCACGCTGCCCGCCGAGATCGTGATCATTGAGGGAGTGGGGGCGGCCGCCGCCGACGCCAGGCCCATGCTCAGCGCTGTCATCTGGGCCGACTCGCCGGACGACATCCGCCGGAAGCGGGCCCTGGACCGCGACGGCGGGACGTATGAGCCGTTTTGGGACCAATGGGCCGAACAGGAAAACGCGTGGCTCGCCGCCGACGACGTCCTCCGCCAAGCCGATATCCGCGTCCTCAACAATGCCGATGGTTCCGCCACCGCCGACGTCATGCAGGCCCTCGCGTACCTGCCCGCCCTCGGTCCGGCGCTTGTTCCCGAGCTTGCCTCCCGCCGCGGCCTCAGGCTGCGTGCAGAACGGCTGGACGCCAGGCCTGACGCCGCGGCCCTCTTCGAGAACCTTTACGGCGGCTCAGCGAACGCCGCCTGGCTGGACTCCTCCAATGCGGGCATCGCCAACACAGACATCTCCTACACAGGCTCCGCGAGCGCGTCCGCCGGGTCACCCCCCGAACAATCGCCAGCGCAGTCGCCGGCCACCGAACGCAACCGCTTCAGCATCCTCGCGGACGACGGCGGAACGTACGGTCAGGCGGTCACGCACAGGTCCGGCGAAAGCGTCATCACGGCAGGCTCCGCCACGGCGCGCGTGCCGGGACCGTTCTTCCGCTGGCTGGACACCGTCTGGGGACGCCGGGCGGTCCGCGCTCCGGAGGGCTACCCGGGCGACTTCACCCTGGGCTGGCTGGGCTGCCTGGGCTATGAGCTCAAGCGCGAAACCGGAGGGACGGACGTAGCGGCGCCGACTCCCGACGCGGCCCTGATCTTCGCGGGCCGCGCCGTCGTTCTGGACCACGTTGAAGGAACGGCCTGGCTCCTGGCGCTGGAAGCGCCCGACGCCGACAGTTGGCTGACCGCCGCCCGCGCCGCCGTCGCCGCCGGCTCCCCAAGCACCCCGGGCTCAGGCGCTCAAAGCACGCACGCCGGCGGCAGCAACGTCGTCGTGCGTCCCGTTGGGCCCGCATTCAGCAGCCGCGACACGGAGCGCTCCTACCTGGCCAAAATCGAGGCTGCCCAGCACCAAATCCATGAGGGCAACTCCTACGAGGTGTGCCTGACCACCACGCTCACGGCCCGGCTGCCCGCCGCCGCGGCGGCCCCCTGGCCCACGTACCTCGCGCTGCGGCGGAAGAACCCGGCGCCGTTCGCCAGCTACCTGCGGTTCGGCGGGCTGACGGTGGCCAGTACGTCGCCTGAGCGGTTCCTGAGGATAACGTCCGACGGCGGCATGCGCGCCGAACCGATCAAGGGCACCCGCCGCCGGGGTGCTGATCCGGAGCGTGACAGGCAACTGCGGGAGAACCTGGCGGCCTCGCTGAAGGACCGTGCGGAAAACATCATGATTGTGGACCTGCTGCGGAACGACCTTAGCCACTTCGCTGAGCCCGGATCGGTGACAGTCAGCAGGCTGTGCGAGATCGAAAGCTACGCCACCGTCCACCAGATGGTCAGCACCATCGATGCGCAGCTCCTGCCCGGAGCGCCGCGAGCCGAGGCGGTGGCCGCATGTTTCCCTGCCGGCTCCATGACCGGCGCTCCGAAAATCAGCACCATGGCAATCCTGGACCGGCTGGAGGAAGGCCCACGGGGCCTGTATTCCGGCGCGATCGGCTATTTTTCGCTCAACGGGGCCACGGACCTGGCGGTGGCGATCCGTACTTTGGTCACCACGGCGCAGCCCGGTGGTGACGGCGGCGAACAAGGGGCGACGGCGGATCTCACCCTCGGCATCGGCGGTGCCATCACTGCCGACTCGGTACCTGACGAGGAGTACGACGAAATCCGGGTGAAGGCGCACGGTGTGCTGTCCGCGCTGGGTGCGGACTTTCCCGGCGGCTAG
- a CDS encoding type II toxin-antitoxin system prevent-host-death family antitoxin produces MSYCGENEYWAEPYTAEVDQLDLVNMGQYNVQEAKTRLSELLNLVENGEDVVIAKAGRPVARLVKIERPLKRELGFLAPLQIPDGFYEPWTDEEMGVVTGGDH; encoded by the coding sequence ATGAGCTATTGCGGAGAGAACGAATACTGGGCAGAGCCTTACACCGCCGAGGTTGACCAACTAGACTTGGTCAACATGGGACAATACAACGTCCAGGAGGCAAAAACGCGCCTCTCTGAGCTGTTAAATCTTGTTGAAAACGGCGAGGATGTGGTCATTGCCAAGGCAGGCCGCCCGGTGGCCCGGCTGGTGAAAATCGAGCGCCCGCTCAAACGCGAACTGGGCTTCCTGGCGCCCCTCCAGATCCCTGACGGGTTCTACGAGCCGTGGACCGACGAGGAAATGGGTGTAGTGACGGGTGGCGATCATTGA
- a CDS encoding efflux RND transporter permease subunit has protein sequence MKSSPQHSASVPFWLRWLLPVLLVLTWLAIAGVGGPTFGRLDEVSSNDQASFLPASAEATAAQDWQAKFRDSDEVPAVIVIENRDAISPAELGELASLKTGLEGLESGSAVIGPIPSEDGKAVQFIVPIGSTGELKESVQELRDFLADSAPEGMQTFVTGPAGLTADLVSAFAGIDGILLLVALGAVFLILLIVYRSLLLPLAVLLTSVFALCAAILLVFGMAKLGWIQLSGQSQGILSILVIGAATDYALLYVARFREALTHTRNRTAAVLTAWKASFEPILASGATVIIALLCLLFSDLNSNKALGPVAAAGILCSLFAALTLLPALMALLGRAAFWPFRPKLVPAGEREPELVSGLEGQKGIWRATGSLVSRRPRTVWVASVLLLLVASAGVLQLKANGVPQTDVILTASNAVDGQDALARHFDAGSGSPAVVIADESKADEVLAKVKAADGVGDAYLLAEGGVPIISTEPAAPGAPSSPSAPDVHDGKVLINATLNYAADSIEAEDSVKALRQDVKTVDAGALVGGVTATALDTNITAQRDLVIIIPIVLVVILFILMLLLRSVVAPVLLVLSVVLSYGAAMGVSAVVFNSLLGFPGADATVPLFGFVFLVALGVDYNIFLMSRVREESLKHGTRPGILRGLGVTGGVITSAGVVLAATFAALGVIPIMFLVQLAFIVAFGVLLDTVLVRSLLVPALAYDIGPRIWWPGKLGRPELDASELRDDEARPSETEGAGRRPGP, from the coding sequence ATGAAATCCAGTCCCCAACACAGCGCGAGCGTTCCGTTCTGGCTGCGCTGGCTCCTTCCTGTTTTGTTGGTGCTCACGTGGCTGGCCATCGCCGGGGTGGGCGGACCCACCTTCGGGCGCCTCGACGAGGTCTCCTCCAATGACCAGGCTTCCTTCCTGCCGGCCAGCGCCGAAGCCACCGCCGCGCAGGACTGGCAGGCGAAGTTCCGTGATTCAGACGAAGTGCCGGCCGTTATCGTCATCGAGAACCGCGACGCCATAAGCCCCGCGGAGCTTGGCGAACTGGCATCCCTGAAAACGGGACTGGAGGGCCTCGAATCAGGCAGCGCTGTGATCGGACCCATCCCTTCGGAAGACGGGAAAGCAGTCCAGTTCATCGTTCCGATCGGGTCCACCGGTGAGCTGAAGGAATCCGTCCAGGAGTTGCGGGACTTTTTGGCGGATTCCGCTCCTGAAGGCATGCAGACCTTCGTCACCGGCCCCGCGGGCCTGACCGCAGACCTGGTCAGCGCCTTCGCCGGCATCGACGGCATCCTGCTCCTGGTGGCACTCGGTGCGGTGTTCCTGATCCTGCTCATCGTCTACCGCTCGCTTCTCCTGCCCCTCGCCGTGTTGCTCACCTCGGTCTTTGCGTTGTGCGCCGCCATTCTGCTCGTTTTCGGCATGGCCAAGCTCGGCTGGATCCAGTTGAGCGGCCAGAGCCAGGGCATCCTGTCCATCCTGGTGATCGGCGCGGCCACGGACTATGCGCTGCTGTACGTGGCGAGGTTCCGCGAGGCCCTGACCCACACGCGCAACCGGACCGCAGCCGTGCTAACGGCGTGGAAGGCGTCGTTCGAGCCGATCCTGGCATCCGGCGCCACCGTCATCATTGCCCTGCTCTGCCTGCTGTTCTCGGACCTGAATTCCAACAAGGCGCTGGGCCCTGTTGCGGCCGCCGGCATCCTCTGCTCGCTGTTCGCCGCGCTGACCCTACTGCCCGCTCTGATGGCGCTCCTGGGCCGGGCCGCGTTCTGGCCGTTCCGCCCCAAGCTGGTTCCGGCGGGCGAGCGTGAGCCCGAACTGGTCAGCGGCCTGGAGGGGCAGAAGGGCATCTGGCGGGCCACCGGGTCGCTGGTTTCCCGCCGCCCGCGCACGGTCTGGGTGGCGTCGGTCCTCCTCCTTTTGGTGGCTTCGGCCGGCGTGCTGCAGCTGAAGGCCAACGGCGTGCCGCAGACCGACGTCATCCTCACCGCGTCCAATGCGGTGGACGGCCAGGACGCGCTGGCGCGGCATTTCGACGCCGGCAGCGGCAGCCCCGCCGTCGTCATTGCGGACGAAAGCAAAGCCGATGAAGTGCTGGCAAAGGTCAAAGCGGCCGACGGCGTGGGGGACGCCTACCTCCTGGCTGAAGGCGGGGTGCCGATCATTTCCACCGAACCAGCAGCACCCGGCGCGCCCAGCAGTCCCAGCGCTCCCGACGTCCACGACGGCAAGGTGCTGATCAACGCCACGCTCAACTATGCCGCGGATTCCATTGAGGCGGAGGACTCGGTCAAGGCGCTGCGCCAAGACGTAAAAACGGTCGACGCCGGCGCTTTGGTTGGCGGTGTGACCGCCACGGCCCTGGACACCAACATCACCGCCCAGCGCGACCTGGTGATCATTATCCCCATCGTGCTGGTGGTTATTCTGTTCATCCTGATGCTGCTGCTTCGCTCCGTGGTGGCGCCGGTGCTGTTGGTGCTCTCCGTGGTGTTGTCGTACGGGGCAGCCATGGGCGTCTCGGCTGTGGTCTTCAACAGCCTGCTGGGATTCCCCGGCGCTGACGCCACTGTGCCGTTGTTCGGGTTTGTGTTCCTGGTGGCCCTGGGCGTTGACTACAACATCTTCCTGATGAGCCGGGTGCGGGAGGAATCGTTGAAGCACGGGACCCGGCCGGGCATCCTGCGCGGCCTTGGCGTGACCGGCGGCGTGATCACCTCTGCCGGTGTGGTGCTCGCCGCCACGTTCGCCGCGCTGGGGGTCATCCCCATCATGTTCCTGGTACAGCTTGCCTTCATTGTGGCGTTCGGCGTGCTGCTGGACACTGTGCTGGTGCGCTCGCTCCTGGTCCCCGCGCTGGCTTACGACATCGGCCCGCGCATCTGGTGGCCCGGCAAGCTGGGCAGGCCTGAGCTGGACGCGTCAGAGCTCCGCGACGACGAAGCCCGCCCATCCGAGACGGAGGGCGCCGGCCGCCGTCCGGGCCCGTGA
- a CDS encoding methyltransferase domain-containing protein has product MSAQQPDDDVYTHGHHDSVVRAHASRTAENSAAFVIPHLTPGVSVLDVGCGPGSITCDFAGLVSPGKVTGLDRSPNIIAQATALAAERGVANAEFLAGNIYDLDFEDETFDVVHAHQVLQHLTDPVEALREMRRVAKPGGIVAVRDADFHGMSWYPAIPELDEWMDLYQRIARRNGAEPDAGRRLVSWVQSAGFGDVAPTSSNWLYATGQQRRWQARVWGERVLHSAFAEQALEYGFANPADLARISAGWHRWGSTDDGWFLIPNGEVIARA; this is encoded by the coding sequence ATGAGCGCGCAGCAGCCTGACGACGATGTGTACACGCACGGCCACCACGATTCTGTGGTCCGCGCCCACGCCTCCAGGACCGCGGAGAACTCCGCGGCCTTTGTCATTCCCCACCTCACGCCCGGGGTTTCAGTGCTCGACGTCGGCTGCGGCCCTGGGAGCATCACCTGCGATTTCGCGGGGCTGGTGTCGCCAGGAAAAGTCACCGGCCTGGACCGGTCACCGAACATCATCGCCCAGGCCACGGCACTGGCCGCCGAGCGCGGCGTGGCCAATGCGGAATTCTTGGCCGGCAACATCTATGACCTCGACTTCGAGGACGAAACGTTCGACGTCGTGCATGCCCACCAGGTGCTCCAGCACCTCACCGATCCTGTGGAGGCGTTGCGCGAGATGCGCCGGGTGGCGAAACCGGGCGGCATTGTGGCAGTGCGCGACGCCGACTTCCACGGCATGAGCTGGTACCCGGCCATCCCTGAGCTGGACGAATGGATGGACCTGTACCAGCGGATCGCCCGCCGCAACGGAGCCGAGCCTGACGCCGGCCGCCGGCTCGTATCCTGGGTCCAGTCCGCGGGCTTCGGCGACGTGGCGCCCACCAGCAGCAACTGGCTGTATGCCACCGGGCAACAGCGGAGATGGCAGGCCAGGGTCTGGGGTGAACGGGTGCTGCATTCGGCCTTCGCGGAGCAGGCCCTTGAATACGGCTTCGCCAATCCGGCGGACCTGGCCAGGATTTCCGCTGGCTGGCACCGTTGGGGCTCCACCGACGACGGCTGGTTCCTGATCCCGAACGGTGAGGTAATCGCCCGGGCATGA
- a CDS encoding NUDIX domain-containing protein, which yields MAVRSAGILLYRRGADGPEVWIAHMGGPFWARKQTQSWSVPKGEYLPDEEPLLAALREFAEEIGTPPPAVDYFEVGAFRQPSGKVITVFAAESDFQPDGIVSNTFPLEWPRGSGIIQDFPEVDDARWVTETDARGKLVKGQLPILDAVLHRLERH from the coding sequence ATGGCGGTTCGCAGTGCGGGGATCCTGCTGTACCGGCGGGGAGCAGACGGGCCGGAAGTATGGATAGCGCACATGGGCGGACCGTTCTGGGCTCGCAAACAGACGCAGTCGTGGTCCGTTCCCAAGGGCGAATACCTTCCCGATGAGGAACCCCTGCTGGCCGCCCTTCGGGAATTCGCCGAAGAGATCGGCACGCCGCCGCCGGCCGTTGACTATTTTGAGGTGGGGGCTTTCCGGCAACCGTCGGGAAAGGTCATTACGGTGTTTGCGGCAGAGTCTGACTTCCAGCCGGATGGGATTGTGAGCAACACCTTTCCGCTGGAGTGGCCCAGAGGATCCGGCATCATCCAGGACTTTCCCGAGGTGGACGACGCCCGGTGGGTGACGGAGACCGATGCCCGCGGCAAGCTGGTCAAGGGCCAGCTGCCGATCCTGGACGCAGTGCTGCACCGTCTTGAACGGCACTGA